A genome region from Bradyrhizobium sp. 186 includes the following:
- a CDS encoding ABC transporter permease — translation MQMQEPPISAVSAAVSEAPPARRALIGAELLPAIMVLAATVILVAGMKIANPAFGSFNQLIAILVTAIFLVVASFGQGLVILLGGIDLSLGVVIGIGGMMISGLTRGSDDALLMAIPVTLFCCAGIGLINGIGVAVAKLPPFIITLSSGITFFGLALGLTAGSSQQPVAPALQKFMNTSLLEIPYPILFIILFVVVAWLFQNRTAEGRKLYALGSSPGAARILGLPITGLTIAVYTIGGLCAGITGILLAGYSSSATLDMGNALLMPSIAAVVIGGARVTGGSGIYLGTLAGALFLSTLSTVITALSLSQGFRDLVQGGIILIALLLQSGRLTVRNR, via the coding sequence ATGCAGATGCAAGAGCCTCCAATCTCAGCCGTATCCGCGGCCGTCAGCGAGGCACCCCCCGCTCGCCGAGCCCTGATCGGCGCCGAACTCCTGCCGGCCATCATGGTGTTGGCCGCCACGGTGATACTGGTGGCGGGCATGAAGATCGCCAACCCCGCCTTCGGCTCGTTCAATCAGCTTATCGCCATTCTGGTGACCGCGATCTTCCTGGTTGTAGCCTCCTTCGGGCAGGGCCTAGTCATTCTGCTCGGTGGCATCGATCTATCGCTAGGGGTGGTGATCGGAATCGGCGGCATGATGATCTCCGGATTGACGCGGGGAAGCGACGATGCCTTGCTCATGGCCATACCGGTGACGTTGTTTTGCTGCGCCGGAATCGGGTTGATCAACGGCATCGGCGTCGCGGTTGCCAAGCTTCCACCGTTCATCATCACTCTTTCATCGGGAATAACCTTTTTCGGTTTGGCCCTGGGCCTAACGGCCGGCAGTTCGCAGCAGCCGGTGGCCCCGGCCCTGCAAAAGTTCATGAACACCAGCCTGCTGGAAATACCCTATCCGATTCTGTTCATCATCCTGTTCGTGGTGGTGGCCTGGCTATTTCAGAACCGTACCGCCGAAGGGCGCAAGCTCTATGCCCTCGGCAGCAGCCCGGGCGCCGCCCGGATTCTCGGCTTGCCGATCACGGGCTTGACGATTGCGGTCTACACCATTGGCGGCCTGTGCGCCGGCATTACGGGCATCCTCCTGGCGGGCTATTCGTCAAGCGCTACGTTGGACATGGGCAATGCGCTGTTGATGCCGAGCATCGCGGCGGTGGTGATCGGGGGAGCCCGGGTGACGGGCGGCTCCGGCATTTATCTCGGCACGCTTGCCGGCGCGCTGTTTCTCAGTACGCTTTCGACAGTCATCACTGCCCTCAGCCTTTCACAGGGGTTCCGGGACCTCGTCCAGGGCGGGATTATCCTAATCGCTCTGCTGCTCCAGAGTGGGCGGCTGACCGTGCGAAACCGCTGA
- a CDS encoding HipA domain-containing protein has protein sequence MPSEECFVYITLPGQTEPVTAGRYQLDINRQGVAVGQFVYGLSYIERKDRVEFDPVELKLQIPPFRTTKLRGNFGALRDSSPDAWGRKLIETRLGNPSPTEIQYLLNSPDDRAGALGFGLSVQPPAPVRTFNKTLDLARLIALADQIVAAEKDPKAPAPAGSDAEQAEALMRAGTSMGGARPKATVEDEGALWLAKFPHREDRWNNPRVEHAMLTLAHECGISCAESRMTTVGDKDVVLVRRFDRHKAEKGYFRSRMASALTLLDADDTPDTVNKHQKWSYLLLADEIRRAASGSQAKDLPELFRRVCFNALISNTDDHPRNHAILAKEHAWSLSPAYDLTPNPMIALERRDLAMAFGNWGRYANRANLLSQCERFLLSKEEATAIVDGMTSTIEAAWYRVCRHAGVSERDCELIRGAFVYEGFGYDLNDPTIATDDVDELPTMRPS, from the coding sequence ATGCCTTCTGAGGAATGCTTCGTCTACATCACACTGCCCGGCCAAACCGAGCCGGTGACCGCAGGCCGCTACCAGCTCGACATCAATCGCCAAGGCGTCGCAGTGGGACAGTTTGTCTACGGCCTTAGCTATATCGAGCGGAAGGATCGTGTCGAGTTCGACCCGGTCGAACTGAAGCTCCAAATTCCCCCGTTCCGGACGACAAAGCTCCGCGGCAACTTCGGTGCGTTGCGCGACAGCTCTCCGGACGCGTGGGGACGCAAGCTGATCGAGACTCGCCTGGGCAATCCCTCGCCGACCGAGATTCAATACCTGCTCAACTCGCCCGACGATCGTGCCGGCGCGCTGGGCTTCGGTCTCAGTGTGCAACCTCCAGCGCCGGTTCGCACGTTCAACAAAACCCTCGATCTGGCACGTTTAATTGCGCTTGCCGACCAGATCGTCGCCGCCGAGAAGGATCCGAAAGCGCCAGCACCGGCGGGCTCAGACGCCGAACAGGCCGAGGCGCTGATGCGCGCCGGCACTTCCATGGGGGGCGCGCGACCCAAGGCCACCGTAGAGGACGAAGGCGCGCTCTGGCTGGCGAAATTCCCTCACCGCGAGGACAGATGGAACAATCCGCGTGTCGAACACGCCATGCTGACGCTTGCCCACGAGTGCGGGATCTCATGCGCCGAAAGCCGGATGACTACCGTCGGAGACAAGGATGTAGTGCTGGTGAGGCGGTTCGACCGTCATAAGGCTGAGAAAGGATATTTCCGAAGCAGGATGGCAAGCGCACTGACACTACTCGACGCGGACGATACCCCCGATACCGTCAATAAGCACCAGAAATGGTCTTATCTGCTACTTGCTGACGAGATACGGCGAGCGGCATCGGGTAGCCAGGCCAAGGATCTGCCCGAACTTTTCCGCCGCGTCTGCTTCAACGCGCTCATCTCCAACACGGACGATCATCCGCGCAACCACGCGATCCTCGCCAAAGAGCATGCTTGGTCATTGTCGCCCGCTTACGACCTAACTCCCAATCCCATGATCGCGCTGGAGCGACGCGATCTCGCGATGGCGTTCGGCAACTGGGGGCGGTACGCCAATCGGGCCAACCTGTTGTCACAGTGCGAGCGCTTTCTGCTTTCCAAGGAGGAGGCCACCGCGATCGTCGACGGCATGACCTCGACCATCGAGGCGGCGTGGTATCGGGTCTGTCGACACGCAGGCGTCAGCGAACGCGATTGTGAACTGATCCGCGGCGCATTCGTCTACGAGGGATTTGGCTACGACTTGAACGATCCCACAATAGCGACAGACGACGTCGACGAATTGCCTACCATGCGCCCCAGTTAA
- a CDS encoding ABC transporter permease — protein sequence MASNGATAAFVLLCVMLVIYALHEPSALSLFGIGNLLNNTVVLALASIGLTLVVLCGELDLSGPGVIAIANVVVATTSTGSFGSVGSLVAVLAIGAAVGFLNGFMVAYLNLQSLAVSLGTLIACQGVALLVLPAPGGEVTDAIVNTLTGDFYGIPAPAIVLALAAGLWLLLKHSRMGIWLYAVGTDQQASRLSGLNVRSTKLFAFVSSGLCYAMAGYVYCAEIGSGDPRISDSFLLFMYAAVAIGGTSLNGGRGGVFGTLAGAGILTVLQKMLFALGVADFYTNIFNGIIMILAIFFGQFSALLARVQRVRKA from the coding sequence ATGGCCAGCAACGGCGCTACGGCGGCTTTCGTGCTGCTCTGCGTGATGCTCGTGATCTATGCTCTGCATGAACCTTCGGCACTGTCCCTGTTTGGGATCGGCAACCTTTTAAACAACACGGTCGTGCTCGCGCTGGCGTCCATTGGCCTCACACTTGTCGTGCTCTGTGGAGAACTCGATCTGTCCGGCCCTGGGGTCATCGCCATTGCGAATGTGGTTGTTGCCACAACCAGCACCGGCAGCTTCGGAAGCGTAGGCAGCCTGGTGGCGGTTCTTGCGATCGGTGCGGCGGTCGGCTTCTTGAACGGGTTCATGGTCGCCTATCTCAATCTGCAATCCCTTGCCGTGAGTCTGGGCACGCTGATCGCCTGCCAGGGCGTCGCCCTTCTGGTTCTGCCGGCACCCGGCGGCGAGGTGACGGACGCGATCGTCAACACCCTGACTGGCGATTTCTACGGCATTCCAGCTCCGGCGATCGTGTTGGCCTTGGCGGCCGGCCTGTGGCTTCTGTTGAAGCATTCGCGCATGGGCATATGGCTCTATGCCGTGGGAACGGACCAGCAGGCTTCGCGCTTGTCGGGCCTGAATGTGCGGTCGACGAAGCTGTTTGCCTTCGTCTCGTCGGGCCTGTGTTACGCGATGGCCGGTTATGTCTATTGCGCGGAGATCGGCTCGGGCGACCCACGCATCAGCGATTCCTTTCTGCTCTTCATGTATGCGGCCGTCGCCATCGGCGGCACTTCACTGAACGGGGGACGGGGAGGGGTCTTCGGTACCCTTGCGGGTGCGGGAATTCTCACCGTGCTGCAGAAAATGCTGTTCGCGCTTGGCGTCGCCGATTTCTACACGAACATTTTCAACGGAATCATCATGATCCTGGCGATCTTCTTCGGGCAGTTTTCGGCGTTGCTGGCGCGTGTACAACGCGTGAGGAAAGCCTGA
- a CDS encoding helix-turn-helix transcriptional regulator, protein MIAPPSAIQEAIRRLGNNLRTARLRRNLSHAELAAKLGVDRHVIADAESGKLSTSAGVYIGMLWAMNLLPSLAEVADPKNDEEGLALSGLDERERARPGRGPSNAF, encoded by the coding sequence ATGATCGCGCCGCCTTCTGCGATCCAGGAGGCAATTAGGCGTCTAGGGAATAATCTCCGAACCGCGCGCCTGCGTCGCAACCTTAGCCATGCCGAACTGGCGGCCAAGCTGGGCGTGGACCGACACGTCATTGCCGATGCCGAGAGCGGAAAGCTCAGCACGAGCGCTGGCGTGTACATCGGTATGCTCTGGGCGATGAACCTGCTCCCCTCGCTGGCCGAAGTCGCCGATCCGAAGAATGATGAGGAGGGATTAGCGCTCAGCGGCCTCGATGAGCGCGAGCGCGCGCGACCGGGAAGGGGGCCGAGCAATGCCTTCTGA
- a CDS encoding sugar ABC transporter substrate-binding protein, protein MKTDWHKNLLTGLAPVVLAGAVFAAAPASAADRYKVFLNMSYSGNTWQAAAANGIKALAATPPYDKTVEFKTVISGTDVQHQISDLQSMVASGANAIILYPLSPTALNRVIKQACAKGVEVFTYDSTVTEPCAHNVSNITARYGANSAQWMVNQMGGKGEVIFNHGVAGTTVTKVYDEQAYGVFKKYPGIKIVGDFYGNWNDATSQEEVAKILAAHPNVDGIWTVDGTHGSLQAVINKRPDRLVTIAGQSNNGYRLAMADPAMQAKELKGLSSSAGPAVGGYAFKLMMEVVTGKKKLGGNNIEYPLPWVEPQDVKMCKGESFVDGCNTFPADRVPPLFIDTALNGDLLPELSLKSVQDGIPTPGATIQALPDVHIADNLAGINCGTCETAKDWLEPNKVKPIPVP, encoded by the coding sequence ATGAAGACAGATTGGCACAAGAACCTGCTTACCGGACTCGCTCCGGTCGTCCTGGCAGGAGCCGTGTTCGCAGCCGCGCCAGCCAGCGCCGCGGATCGCTACAAAGTCTTTCTGAACATGAGCTATAGCGGCAACACATGGCAGGCCGCTGCCGCCAATGGCATCAAGGCGCTTGCCGCGACGCCACCTTACGACAAGACCGTCGAGTTCAAGACGGTCATTTCGGGCACCGATGTCCAGCACCAGATATCTGACCTGCAAAGCATGGTCGCATCCGGCGCAAATGCCATCATCCTCTATCCACTTTCACCCACGGCGCTCAATCGGGTCATCAAGCAGGCCTGCGCCAAGGGTGTCGAGGTGTTTACATATGATAGCACGGTCACTGAGCCCTGCGCGCACAATGTCAGCAACATCACCGCCCGCTACGGCGCCAATTCGGCCCAGTGGATGGTCAACCAGATGGGCGGCAAGGGTGAGGTGATCTTCAATCACGGCGTTGCCGGTACCACGGTGACCAAGGTCTACGACGAGCAGGCCTACGGCGTCTTCAAGAAGTATCCTGGCATCAAGATCGTCGGCGATTTCTACGGCAACTGGAACGACGCGACCTCGCAGGAAGAAGTTGCCAAGATCCTGGCGGCGCACCCCAACGTCGATGGCATTTGGACCGTCGACGGCACTCATGGCTCGCTCCAGGCCGTAATCAACAAGCGGCCTGATCGCCTGGTCACGATCGCGGGCCAGTCCAACAACGGCTATCGTCTGGCCATGGCCGATCCCGCCATGCAGGCCAAGGAGTTGAAAGGCCTCTCTTCAAGCGCCGGCCCGGCGGTTGGCGGCTATGCCTTCAAGCTGATGATGGAAGTAGTTACCGGCAAGAAGAAGCTCGGCGGCAACAATATCGAATATCCTCTGCCCTGGGTCGAGCCGCAGGATGTTAAGATGTGCAAGGGCGAAAGCTTCGTGGATGGCTGCAACACCTTCCCGGCCGACAGGGTGCCCCCGCTGTTCATCGACACCGCCCTCAATGGCGATCTTCTGCCCGAACTCAGCCTGAAGTCCGTTCAGGACGGCATACCCACGCCTGGCGCCACCATTCAGGCGCTGCCGGACGTGCACATCGCCGACAACCTGGCCGGCATCAACTGCGGCACCTGCGAGACGGCGAAGGACTGGCTTGAGCCGAACAAGGTGAAGCCGATCCCGGTTCCCTGA